The following is a genomic window from Nicotiana tabacum cultivar K326 chromosome 3, ASM71507v2, whole genome shotgun sequence.
attcccgatgtatccggccatttcttccaaagttggggtgagctcaaaatcagagaaatggaaaacattgtgcgccgggtcccaataggtaaccaaagctcttatgatatctccccgaggctggacttccaacagacccacaagaccttttaaatatttcttaacctcattttgtccttcaacacctagatcattccaccatagccgtaacttgacagggattttggtcattattgaaaaatgttcattttgcatcgtgctcatcctgcacatttattaaggtgattttaacaaaattgactgactcaaaaaaaatatatatttttttagagaGGATCAAGCTTTgcccacggcctttaaacacttcggagacaaagattttaaggctgtgcggaGTCTAGAAAAAaacgctaaacaagacccaaaggtggctgtttatgcagagtcagccttccagcgtccctttcgggaacatttggctatttatgataaaacaatgtcacctgacttatttacgactctattaaaaatttgacacatcttttatttatttatttactgatttttggctatttagaaaaatggggttgaacccgacgagggttgcctacgtatctcacatccggtgagaatcaaaccggcgtagttcgggcatatcatgaatagagaaaacctagaaatcaagaataagtattattattttgaaaaaaagataaaggctcaagaagaaaaaaaaatatatttttttttattattattttttatgcaATATTTGgatcattagtctgaatttataaaagaggtactacaaaagaaacaacacacgtttttgaattatggattttccatttttttttacttttaaaataaacactttttcttttttttttgattttgaaagtgataaaagaaattttatttttttttatttttattttttttaataactctcaataaaagacagttttttttagaaaaaattccggcgaggttttgacactacttggacattggttttattctccaaaaataagtaattatctcccctacgctgctattttcccctttttaggaaccggtcgacatgcggaaccgaagcaaataaatgcacaacacaaatAGGATGCACCAGGGGGTCTTTTTCGTTTCAggctgcctgtcctagacggacccaacccctgtgttgagtcccctaagtcaaatgcaacatgatgcagataagcgttcctactagggatccggcatgaagtcaagttattctaggttcgtaacctgggtatttgttctagactgtgcacccgagcggacaactcgagtcgaggagggggctacgtaccggggacccgcgagatcgtccgactttgtaacttgtccgtcctctttcttattttaggtattgacattaacagaatagggagtcccgaccagcgagcttctccccggaagtaagaagagaaaggtttcggcacagtttatatacagttcagataatatcaaagcggtaaaagacaacatctAGCACGTTACgcaaaaaacatgtaataaaaatcagataataaagccaaatataacaattattctaagctcgaattcttgaaccctgaaccagagattctgggatcggtccccagcagagtcgccagagctgtcacacctcctttttgcgcgcccgccccggagGGTtagaaatgcgcgggtggagtttttccaatttaagtgacaatattcgaaatgggattatttatttaatttagagtcgccacttgggaaaggtttggctttttggtgtcccaagtcaccggttttatcttgaatcccaaatcgaggaaattttcgacttttccaaatgaagtctgcgaaccagaaattctaagtaaggaattctgttgacccgagggaaggtgttaggcaccctcgaatcccgtggttctagcacggtcgcttaaattgttataatggctaaatatctgatttaaatacaggttgtgacttatgtgcctttattaagtttaaaccgcttttattattatcatttatttttatggaattacaacgtcgtgaaaatgcatctcgaaccacgtcacaatcaatgcacccgtgattgtcgacacatttggacttcgttgagatttggatttgggtcacatcaatgtgcacccgaatttaagaatgtgatttaattaagccgcgccaacagaatctaacgcgttattatctttgtaggaggccatgaaatttattaaatggcctatcttgaattctaaataattatcattagttgttgagggccccgcaattggtttttttttttattgtttggcgaggctcgtcttattatttttagaagggtatcctacagtgactacatttctattatttttatttccagagatagaagaaaggaaagtgtgtgtgctaattgaagtatatacttcagcttaaaccaaactcctgtcaattttgattgattatttttaaagtaaaaaacGTCATGCCTTTTACGAAAATGATTTGGTCGAATAAAAGATTACATATGAgatagatgaaatgcaatacttaatccgcacatttcttaatttgaacttaactgaacttatttgaaCTAGGTTAAAGGATAACTGGAGAagtaaaatgctttaatttgacaaggaATCATATACGAGTTAGCGAAATACAACGTTTAGTCTGAGCACTTCTTGTATTGAACTTAACCAAACTTATATGGACTAGTCTTACtaaaaaaactaaatgaaacagaaaacaGTATTGTGTAAAGTTGAAATATGCATACTTATACTAACAGACAATTGTCGAGCTCAAATACAAAAGGGGTGAAACTCAGTCGGCTATCAGTATACTCTTTTGAACTATTGAAACATAAGCTAAATCAATTTCCACaaggcctgttaatgtactatgaatattacagcaaatgcttgaacttcttcaaccttttccatttcatgctttcaaactgtttcaattacatcaatatgggacttgaaatgtgtacctgaaaatgctgaaagtgcaaaggagaagaagaagaagatgggaatcagcagcagcaaaaaggcagaattaacagtagcaggaggacaaaaatgcagcagcaatcagaacagcacaacagaaaggattctgttgcgagatggaactagagttgaaggagaaacaaCCCGATGAAACAGCACACAGTGTGATACTCCAGACAGtccaattccggaatataccaaatgcagcagaacactaacaataatctcgattgaaatttagaagaaagaaaactgcctaacgtattgacaataaatgaacttcagacaaacaagaccaagtttctgatttcttaatctgctttctctctttcttctctctttctattcctgtcagctctctcttttctttctatcttcacagtgtgtgtgtgtttcttttcTATCAGCTCTTAAGGTCTAGAGTGTGTATTTTCTTTcccctctcttctcttctctcccCAGTCTATCagatgttttttttcttttttttttatgtctCCTAATTTTGTCCTTCTTTTAAAAGCCTAAACCTCAGCCCTTTATCAACCTGTTGGATTAATcaaatacccctcccatgtgctgccccttttcagctccacttagctaattaagtattaaccccatcaatattccctggcaggctttcctttcctattttattaactaaaagcaagcatgagcagtagaatatatctgacagcatatgctgtcaaaccatttctaAATCAAAAGCCCTTTGTACAGggaccaggctgtgcacaatgcacatgctgtgcacaagtgcacatgccatcaattcagattttagttacagaccaaaccttaggtttctgaaatcatattaacgaTTATAATTAACAGggcttggttcttaattgattcaggcaaatgttcaacagaagcaactcgatttgttattgtttggacagttgaaactaatcgacgacacatgtcgactcgactatattagcattaacacatacaatcgtagccaaaaatcggacatttaacagtatcacatAAGGGGTTCATTTTGCAATGTCAAACAGAAAGGCCCTAAGAATTAAATGAATGACCAGTTACAGATTCAATTGAAACATACATTTATACACACGCATTATGAAGAAAGAAACTGACTGAATACAGAGGTCCGGCCAAGGTGGACAaagcagttcaaaaacacaaaCAAAAAGTTTGGCCATGCGGACAGGCCTTTAACAACACACAAACATACGaactgaaaaaaaagaaaattaactcaCCTTAAAACAAATCAGGAAAAATCCACTGGTGTTTGGACGgaccttctttaaggttgaatggacttttaaacgaagtgtttctcggatgagaaacacctcgattaaggtccattggGCCTTAATCTCTTCAGTTTGAACAAAGCACGGAACATGCACAGGGAAAACTAGCGTTCAAAAACTTAGAtttgggattcgtgtttccctggttagattcggaccaaaccaagtatggtttggtcacgaggggggcctggggagtgtctggtatgatttcaaggcagatcggtgtagattaggttccgactcgaatcttcaaatgaagattcgagaaggcgggataggattcgaggtatgtggttggtagatttgggttcaggacgtcaagggggttctatggtgttaaggggaaggtcaccggcgttcatgcccgccggttttcatggtgggggatactatggcggctctagggtttgggggttgtggTGAGgacgacgaaggctggggtttggataggggggcagggtagtgttaggagtttatatagttagtgagcaaatggatcctggccgttggatgagatgagatgaagggccaggatcctttggctaaccagggacgacgtcgtttcaaggataaaggtttggggtcggtccgggcgagacgggtcgggtttgttggtgggttacggggaatgtgatcttggccgttgatcaatttgagatcaacggcccagatcagactgcagtaaaacggtgtcgtttggaaggCCCCCTGAGgccagctggtctggaccgggtttatatggggtttgggctgagtttgtttgggcttgttttgttttaaaaaccggactggcccaagtccgaaactccttcttttctctttttttttctttttaattccttaaaataatttGCCAAATAATACCATGTAAACTTTggacaacaattatcacacaattaaacttttaattatactaaacacttaatgacaaaatacaatgaaggacgcgcatattttatttttcttttaataaacagATTGCGGTTCACACGACATatagacatatatttttttatatttatttttttgaataaaacaaccATGGGCAAAATCAACAAATAACTAgcaaaaaatgccacgtaaaaatccagcaAATGTACAGTAaaaaccaattgctattattttgtttcttttggagtgattgtcacgtaaaacaaaaatcacgtgctcacagtatgcatataaatattgatCCAATTACTTCTTTCCTACACATGGTAAAAATAAGCCTTACCCAATtttttgaattaaccatctatttgaaccttctaacctctcatgagcacttgaattgttatgagctgtgtaaaagttaaagtgtggggtggttggtttggcttttgagtggaattaatgaaataaggagaaaggtgcattatTTTGAAAAAGCAAGAGCTAcatgaaaataaaaaagggaaaaagttgtattgttgtgaaaaaaaattccttgataagtggtgactcttgatgtaattgtgttGGTGCTTAAAGAGGCatggggtaatatacattgatgtgaagatGGAGTTTTAGTTTGACATAAGTGTAgggttttaaatgttaaagtatatgtattaaagtgcttagggaggtgtagtcactcttatatctaaatgtatcctacccgtcccatagcctacattacaaccaaataaagtcctacttgatcctagactgaatgagctcgattagtagagtattatactacgggcaagcttacGGTGCGTCTTTtgtagcatatgaatgttatttctgagagtgagtgaattctttctatcttgaattcctaattgttcttaaatattattttgtgtgtggaactactctctttatatcgtgagggcacttgattcatgaaggaaagttAATGCCAGTGGTCTCTATGTTAGAataagtgggtgagttgtgaataatgagtggtacttgtgagtcaaattttgaggtgaagatgttacgcttttgtgcttaatctattttaaatattcttggtgtgatgagttacgagaattgtttaaaaaatgATCCTATCTATATAAAGTGTAATTTGATTGCTAGAGAatgagcaatgatttaagtgtggggtggtgatgataagctataattacgtattttagtcgcttattacactctaatttactgcactttaattgagtttgagctttaattgctagtgttttgcactaattatgtgttttatgccttgaaggagtgattccaagctatgtagatgttacgaaataaattcaagtaatttggagctttgaagtctaactaaaagcccaagaaattaagccaGGGTCGTATTCAGGGATCAACGGATAATAGTTAGAACGAATGAAGAATCGAGCGGGCATACggtgcattgtctagtaaaataaaCATAACCTTTTGGTTAGAACTccgtttgggatccacaatatatcgttggaaagctatttgaaaGGGCTACAACTTCCGCGTTTTACATTTTCGCGAATTCCCAATACTGCGGCACGTACTGCAGCACGCGGTGCGCCGCGCCTGTGGAAATTTTTTGCAGCCTGTCAAAATCAGCAATCTGAGCTTTTCCATTGCCGCCCCCCACATGGTGCGTCACCCCATGCGGCGCGGTAGTGCAAATTTTACAGAGTGATTGTCCTATTTCGTGCGGGAGAAGGTATTtttatttgggcccgaccctacttggtataaatacatgtaaaaacgctATTTTGAGGAGGTTGGACAGATTTGAGacacaaattcgacctaaggaggcagagacacaataggagcaaggcggggaattcttctaccagtttttccttcctcttcctatttttcattgttggttatgacttttagtattgtagttttacatactattatgaatagctaatttgttatctagggttttgatggaaccttttgtaggataaattcttgttatgtttgtatataattgagccgcagtataatctctatttgtttaactgcgttcttgttgtagttaattgataggatcctcaattagttgtgcctagttagtatgtattactcggtagagagtgcatatttaggtagttgttgaaaaacatcactcccgacgtatgtgagcaatcaataaccaagggtttaaaggtgggattagggataacgaaaccttgggtgcgatctaagtgagttaTAATTAAAGTCAGcgagcgtaactcgggagagaatgtctagtaaattatcgtaattacttgggagagaattacaacaagcagagcgctcatgatcggtagaaaatacttaggcgaaattatagaagacatagcgggaaggattccaacaattggggaaatcataactctagacctccttaatcttttctccaacccgtagtatctttagttgttaatctactaatttaattattttgttaattagatataagaatcttaatatttatgacttaggaattattcgagcttgtcttcttagcaatattgaacagttgtagcaaagccttagttctttgtgggattcgactccgaacttgtaaaccggattatatttgcaatgatcgctttgtcctttttataaggcatagttgggcgtgatcaggaCACTTCCTCTTATCAGTTGGATTCTATTACAATATATACCTATTCTAAGTTTGGGTATGGGTTTGCATTTTCTAATATCCTTTTTCCATTTGCTTCTATATTGTCCTTTACTATACAGTTGGATAACAATCTCTCTTGATCTAAGTCTCTGATCTCGTTGTTGTTCTTAGAATCTTCTGGCATTGCGCTCATCCCAAATATGATAGACACTCGCGGCTAGCAGTAGGACCTCTACATGAGCTTTGTTGCTGCACTTTTTGGTTATTATCCTTTCAACTTCCTCTTCCCAACTTCCTACTTGACTGTTTTCTCCTATCCAGCGCAAGAAGGAGCTCCATAGTTATCTTGAGTATTCACATTCAAAAAATGGGTGTGAGTTTGTTTCTTCATCATCAAACACACATAATACACAGTTCCTAAGAACTTGTATTTCCCATTTGACAGATCTATCAGTTGTGGTGAGTCTCTTCTGTAGTGTAAGCCATAGTATAAATTGGTACTTTGACACATGACATGGTCCCATATTGAGGATTTTCCATACAACTTTAGGATATTGAGGAATCAGATGCAAGTATGCCTTCTTGATTATGAACTTATCAGCTTGAGTGAACTGCTGCATATCTGCATAAAGGTCATTGTGGCCATACCACTTCCCTGCATAAAAAAATTTCCTAACAAGCCAACATGCTTGTTTAGGCTCACTGATGTTTCTTCTCTTTATGCAGAAGCTGTGAATCCATTATACCCATAGAGTATCTTTCTTTTATGTGATAGCCAGAGTAGTTTGGATATGGCTGCTTTATTCCATGTTTGGAACTTGATTATGTTCAAACCCCCTGCTGATTTTGGCATACACAGCTTCTCCCATGCCACTAATGCTCTTCTTGATGTTGCATATTGTACAATCCATAAGAATGTTCTACAGGTACTTTTTATCAGTTGGATTACCTTTTTTGGTATCAAAATGACTTGTGACCAGTAGGTTTGAATCTCGAACAAGACACTCTTGATTAACTGCACTCTGCATATGAAAGGAATTTGGTGGTCCAACATCTAATCATGGCAATCATTCTCTCCACCAAAGGCATGCATTGTTGAACAATTATTTTCTTGGATGAAAGGGAACACCAAGGTATTTGAAAGGTATCTCACCAAGTGAAAAGTGCATTTCAGACAGGATTTGATCTTTCAGTTGTTGTTTTACTCCTGTAAAATATAATGAGCTCTTTTCCATATTTGCTTTGAGGCCTGATACTGCTGAGAAATGTTCAAATGCCTTAAGCATCAGTTGAATGGACATTTGATCTGCTCTATAATACATGATTAAGTCATTTGCAAAACAAATATGTATTAGTTTCATTTTTCTACACCTTGGGTGATGGTTGAATTTAGGGTTGTAGTTCAATTATTTCAGAAATCTATTCAAGTACTCCATTGTTAGTACAAATAGGAATTGTGACATAGGATCTCCTTGTCGAAGTCCTTTTCTTGCTTGGAATTTAGGAGTGAGGTCTCCATTGAAGATGATGGAGTAGCTGACAGTCGAGACACACTCCATGATGATATTAACAAATTTTACCGGTATTCCAAACTCAAACAAGATCATTCTCAGGAAATCCCACTCGACAGTATCATATGTTTTCCTGATGTCTATTTTTACTAGACACCTGGGGGGACACTCCTTTCCTATTATAACATTTCACTAATTCATGGGTTACAATGACATTATACAAGATATTCCTTCCTGTAATAAAAGTTGATTGCGATGGCCCCACAATTTTATCCACCACTAGTTTAAGTTTGGCAGTGATCACCTTGGTTATCAGTTTATACAATATTGTGCAGTATGCAATAGGCCTAAATTCCTTGACATAGGTGGGGTTTGGAACTTTTGGCACCAAGGTAATGGTTTTCCAATTAATCTCTTTGAGAATTTTACCAGTCTCAAAGAATTGCAATATAGTCTTACTAACATCTTCTCCCAGTATGTCCCAATTTTCTTTGAAGAATTCAACAGGGAATCCATGCCCCCCCCCCCACGGGGAGGCTTTGTTAGCTGGTAAATCATTCAGAGCCTGAAGTATTTCCTCTTTCATCACTGGCTTGATCATACCTTGTTGATCCTCCTTATTGAGGCATTATCTATCCTTTGCTATGGTACTATTTAGGCATGGCATTTCACTGGCCATAATTCCCAATAGCTTTTGGAAGAATTTAATGAACTTTTGTTGAACTTGTGCAGGATCAGTTAACATTATTCCCCGATCATTACATATTGATGAGATATGATTCCTTGCTTGTCTAGTCTTCAGTTGTGCATGGAAATATCTGGTGTTCAAGTCCCCTTTTGCTAACCGTACAACCCTAGACTTCTGCCTCAGTATATCCTCATGTATGTTGGACCATTTTTCTAATTCCAGTATCAGTTCTCTCTCCTCTTGTATCAAGTTGGAGTTGTAGAGGTCTGATTTCAACAGCTGCTGAGTGACATGTAGCTTTTCTCGAATGGCCTCTACTCTTTTCTCTATGCTGGTTACTTCTTTATGAAGATGTTTTGTGTTAAGCTTAATAAGCTTGGGCTTTTTACATACCCCATACATAGTGTATCCAGGAACTTTATGTTGACATGTAGACGGGATTACTTCCTTGAAAGTCTGTTCTTGAAGAAGGACATTGAGTAATTTGAATGGTCTTGGAAGTACTTGCTTGACTCTTCTAGTGCTAACTATGATTGGAGTGTGATCTGAGCACCCTGGGTTGTGATAGACTGTTTCCAGATGGCCATAGCTATCAAACCAATTAGCATTCCCAAATGCCTAATCGATGAGGCAGTGTATTCTGATCTACACATCTCTCTTGTTACTCCATGAGAATTGACAACCTGTTCTTTTAAGTTGCCCAAGGACAATATCTTCAATGCATTCTTGAAAATCCTTGACTTCAGCTGGGTGTACTGGAACACCATTCTGCCTGTCATTTACTGAGAGTATAGTATTGAAGTCCCCTAACACAATCCAGGGATCAATCATGTTATAATTCAGTGCTGAGAGCCATGTCAGAGGTCCTTCCTTTCATTTATTGTGTTCAAAAATAAACGAACATTATCTGACTAGCAAATAGAGACCCCGTATCTTTAACTAAGCAATGAACAAATTGTGGCCTAGATACACTACCCATTCATGTTAATCATTAACCAAATTGCCTTGGACCTAAGTCCTGGGGGACTCCGTTTGCTGGTGTAATTAGTCTATTAGGTTCTTCATGTGTTGTGGAAGGAATTAACGTCGCCGAATTTTGCTTATTCCGTGGAGCCATAGGTAGTAGCGTACGTTAGCAAGCCTTGACTAACATGCACCCGctattgagttttaaagctcctTCTACCCATCCTCTCTATAGAAGTTTCTTTActaatctatatttatatctatttatagatatagatattgatATAGATATAGTTCCCTCATGGGCTTGGATTATTTTTGCAATAGCTTTGCAATAGTGATGGATACTTATGGGTTATTAATGAATTTCCCTTATCTCCATTAACAACTTATTTAGAAGTCAAAATAGCAtcggctagccagttttcggactgggaattgaaaaatagccaatgtttacaaagtcattaaaaaatagttactattttgctgcaacatggaaagttccagcataatatactggagattggagcacttgtATATGCACTTCCAACATATTACGTTGGAACTCcgacacacggaaagttccaacataatatactggagattagaTGTAATGACCCGAATTTTCGTTCTAAGAAGTTGCATTTTTGTTCAGCGGCTTAAGACCTTGAGAAGCTTCGTAATATGCATCTTGAACCGCATGTATGGTAGAGTTTGGTTTTTGTAAGATTCggagttaaatttaaagaaaaaaaacaaaatcttatttttttgaagctcaaatggaaatagttgaccggagagttgacttttgagtaaatgaccccgaaatggaatgttaatgatgtcaatagcttcgtatggtgatttcggacttagacgtgcgtccgaatttggatttggaagtccacatgataattcggcgcattttggcgaaataaGAAAAGTTGACGtgttctaattatattattttatatgtggaATAGGTCTATTACCATTAtgaatatcaattggatatgatagcaAGTGTACAAGGTGTACTATAAGATatatggggtctaaggaaagtTCTAAGTCTAagacaagttggaaaattacataatatacaaaatttgcaaatgagtacgcacaagacctcactttggaagAGCATATCTACGTCGATATAACGAGTTGTGTGATTAACAACCTATAAAtttaaagctctttgagtctagcaTCCAGAgaatcaaaccgttcgtcatttagaTGTGTATATAGAAAGTTATGACTATTTTACTGGACCTATGTCATATGTGCGCCCAGGTGCGCGGCCAGATGCGCGACCGCGCATATTCGAAATGTTTCTGCCTGTGAGCGCGACCGGAGTGCGTCCAGATGCACAACCGCGCTCGTAAAATCCCTAAAATACCTCTAGGCAGTGAAAAACCGAAGGGGGGTCCgaaattcttccatttttggtcattcaagctcggatttgggcgattccaaaggggtttttcacgatttcgacttgggtaagtgttctatatccggaagtgattacatttcatgaatctatatcaatattcatcgtttatttcggatttggatgaaagaaATTGAAGTTTTTGTAAAAcattccaaaaatgaaaatttaggatttgaaggtccatttgatatcagaattcgataatttttatatggttgaactcatatcggaatgggttatcagattttatgagtttcgccggattacgagatgtgggccccacaggcaatttttgagctaaattttggatttta
Proteins encoded in this region:
- the LOC142176274 gene encoding uncharacterized protein LOC142176274, translating into MIDPWIVLGDFNTILSVNDRQNGVPVHPAEVKDFQECIEDIVLGQLKRTVYHNPGCSDHTPIIVSTRRVKQVLPRPFKLLNVLLQEQTFKEVIPSTCQHKVPGYTMYGVCKKPKLIKLNTKHLHKEVTSIEKRVEAIREKLHVTQQLLKSDLYNSNLIQEERELILELEKWSNIHEDILRQKSRVVRLAKGDLNTRYFHAQLKTRQARNHISSICNDRGIMLTDPAQVQQKFIKFFQKLLGIMASEMPCLNSTIAKDR